The sequence below is a genomic window from Streptomyces sp. V1I1.
ACTCGCCGGGAGACGGTTCTCGGCTCCAGCGCGAGCAAGCGCGAGGAGACGCCGGCCGCTGGGTCCCGCTCCACGGAGGCCTCGCGTTCGTCCGGCCTCGGCACGGTGCCGACCCGCGATGAGCCCTCGGGCCCGGCCGAGCCCGTTCCGGTCGCGAACGACCTGAACTCCCCGGCCTCCGGACACGCGGTGCCGCCGGCCCGTCCGTACCAGGACAGCCAGGCCGAAGAGCTGGATGTCCCGGACTTCTTGAAGTGACAGTGCAGCACGACGCGATACACGAGAGCGGCGCGCACTTCGCCTTCACCGACCGGTGGGGCGGGGTGAGCGCCGTTCCGTACGAGGAGCTCAACCTCGGCGGAGCGGTCGGCGACGACCCCGGGGCTGTACTGACCAACCGCGCGATCGCCGCAAAGGAACTCGGGCTCGACCCGGACGAGGTCGTCTGGATGAACCAGGTCCACGGCAAGGATGTCGCCGAGGTCGACGGGCCCTGGGGCTACGGGCCGGTACCGGCCGTGGACGGTGTGGCCACCGCGCGGCGGGGGCTCGCCCTCGCCGTACTGACCGCGGACTGCACCCCCGTACTGCTGGCCGATCCGGTCGCGGGCGTGGTGGCCGCCGCGCACGCGGGCCGTCCCGGAATGGTCGCGGGGATCGTGCCCGCGACCGTCGAGGCGATGAAGTCGCTGGGCGCGGAACCGGACCGGATCATCGCCCGTACCGGACCCGCCGTCTGCGGACGCTGCTACGAAGTCCCCGAGCAGATGCGGTCAGAAGTGGCCGCGGCCGAACCGGCGGCCTGGTCCGAGACCAGCTGGGGCACCCCGGCCGTCGACGTCACCGCCGCAGTCCACGCCCAGCTCGAAGCGCTCGGGGTACGGGACCGGCAGCGTTCGCCGGTGTGCACACTGGAATCGCGGGACCACTACTCGTACCGCCGCGACCGCACCACTGGGCGGCTCGCCGGATATGTCTGGCTGGCTGCGCCTTCCCCGGGGGCAACCCCCGGACCCCCCGCAGGAGAGACCCGAGCATGACGGACCGCAGAACCGAACTCGCCGACAGTCTGACGGCAGTGGAGGAACGTATCGCCTCTGCCTGCGCGGCCGCCGGCCGCAAGCGGGAAGAGGTGACTCTCATCGTGGTCACCAAGACCTATCCGGCGAGTGATGTGCGTCTGCTCCATGAACTCGGTGTGCGTCATGTGGCCGAGAACCGTGATCAGGACGCTGCGCCGAAGGCCGCAGCCTGCTCGGATCTGGACCTCCGCTGGCACTTCGTCGGACAGTTGCAGACCAACAAGGTCCGTTCCGTGGCGAGTTATGCCGACATCGTGCAATCTGTCGACAGGCTCAAGCTCGTCAACTCGCTGTCCGCCGCCGCGGTTCGCGCGGAGCGCGAGCTGGGCTGCCTGATCCAGGTGGCGCTGGACGCGGAGTCGGGCGAGCGGGGGGAGCGCGGCGGCGTCGCGCCGGACGGAATCGATGAGTTGGCCGCCGCGATCGACGGCGCACCGGGACTGCGGCTGGACGGTCTGATGACTGTCGCGCCGCTCGCCGGACCGTACGCGGGACGGCAACAGGCGGCGTTCGAGCGGCTGATGGAATTG
It includes:
- the pgeF gene encoding peptidoglycan editing factor PgeF; translation: MTVQHDAIHESGAHFAFTDRWGGVSAVPYEELNLGGAVGDDPGAVLTNRAIAAKELGLDPDEVVWMNQVHGKDVAEVDGPWGYGPVPAVDGVATARRGLALAVLTADCTPVLLADPVAGVVAAAHAGRPGMVAGIVPATVEAMKSLGAEPDRIIARTGPAVCGRCYEVPEQMRSEVAAAEPAAWSETSWGTPAVDVTAAVHAQLEALGVRDRQRSPVCTLESRDHYSYRRDRTTGRLAGYVWLAAPSPGATPGPPAGETRA
- a CDS encoding YggS family pyridoxal phosphate-dependent enzyme, with product MTDRRTELADSLTAVEERIASACAAAGRKREEVTLIVVTKTYPASDVRLLHELGVRHVAENRDQDAAPKAAACSDLDLRWHFVGQLQTNKVRSVASYADIVQSVDRLKLVNSLSAAAVRAERELGCLIQVALDAESGERGERGGVAPDGIDELAAAIDGAPGLRLDGLMTVAPLAGPYAGRQQAAFERLMELSSSLRAGHPAANMVSAGMSADLEQAVAAGATHVRVGTAVLGVRPRLG